The following are encoded in a window of Allosphingosinicella indica genomic DNA:
- a CDS encoding LL-diaminopimelate aminotransferase codes for MNDDFYRIRRMPPYVFAEVNAMKAAARARGEDIVDLGMGNPDGAPPAHVVEKLAEVARDPRAHRYSASKGIAGLRRAQAAYYQRRFDVALDPDSEVIVTLGSKEGLANLAQAITAPGDVVLAPNPSYPIHQFGFIIAGAAIRSIPAAPGPDFFTRLEFAIRYTVPKPTVLVIGYPSNPTAYVADLDFYRKVVDFAREHKLWVISDLAYAEIYFGDTPTPSILEVLGAKEVAVEFTSMSKTYSMAGWRIGFAVGNPTLIAALARVKSYLDYGAFTPVQAAAVAALNGPQDIVAHNRALYKGRRDCLIESFGRAGWEIQKPEASMFAWTPIPEPFRHLGSMEFAKRLLAEAGVAVAPGVGFGEEGEGFVRIALVENEHRLRQAARAVKKFLASAD; via the coding sequence ATGAACGACGATTTCTACCGCATCCGCCGCATGCCGCCCTATGTGTTCGCCGAGGTGAACGCGATGAAGGCGGCGGCGCGGGCACGCGGCGAAGACATCGTCGATCTCGGCATGGGCAACCCCGACGGGGCGCCGCCGGCGCACGTCGTCGAGAAGCTCGCCGAAGTCGCCCGCGATCCGCGCGCGCACCGCTATTCGGCCTCCAAGGGCATCGCCGGGCTGCGTCGCGCGCAGGCGGCTTATTATCAGCGCCGTTTCGACGTCGCGCTCGATCCCGACAGCGAAGTGATCGTGACGCTGGGATCGAAGGAGGGGCTGGCCAATCTCGCGCAGGCGATCACCGCGCCCGGCGACGTGGTGCTGGCGCCCAACCCATCCTATCCGATCCACCAGTTCGGCTTCATCATCGCGGGCGCGGCGATCCGATCGATCCCCGCCGCGCCGGGGCCGGATTTCTTCACCCGGCTGGAGTTCGCGATCCGCTACACGGTGCCCAAGCCCACGGTGCTGGTGATCGGCTATCCGTCCAACCCCACAGCTTATGTCGCCGATCTCGATTTCTACCGGAAGGTGGTCGATTTCGCGCGCGAACATAAGCTCTGGGTGATCAGCGACCTCGCTTATGCCGAAATCTACTTCGGCGACACACCGACGCCCTCGATCCTGGAAGTGCTGGGGGCGAAGGAGGTGGCGGTCGAGTTCACCTCGATGTCCAAGACCTATTCGATGGCGGGTTGGCGGATCGGCTTCGCGGTCGGCAATCCGACGCTGATCGCGGCGCTCGCGCGGGTCAAATCCTATCTCGATTATGGCGCGTTCACGCCGGTGCAGGCGGCGGCGGTGGCGGCGCTCAACGGGCCGCAGGACATCGTCGCACACAACCGCGCACTCTACAAAGGGCGGCGCGACTGCCTGATCGAAAGCTTCGGCCGCGCCGGGTGGGAGATCCAGAAGCCCGAAGCCAGCATGTTCGCCTGGACGCCGATCCCAGAGCCGTTCCGCCATCTGGGGTCGATGGAGTTCGCCAAGCGGCTGCTCGCCGAGGCGGGGGTTGCGGTCGCGCCGGGCGTGGGATTCGGCGAGGAAGGTGAGGGGTTTGTCCGCATCGCGCTCGTCGAGAACGAGCATCGGCTGCGCCAGGCGGCGCGCGCCGTGAAGAAGTTCCTCGCCAGCGCCGACTAG
- a CDS encoding glutamine amidotransferase-related protein, with protein sequence MHVGILVTGDPPPALAERFGRYDAMIAALLGAGFTTTAYRVAEGDWPAAPDAHPAYVITGSSAGVYDDLPWIAPLKQFLRDARGVAKLVGICFGHQIMAEAFGGRVEKSDKGWGVGLHRYDMLAERPWMDGTAPIAIAVSHQDQVVAPPPDAEVLASCEFTPYAMLGWGDEALSMQCHPEFAPGFAAALYDSRRERIPDADGAIASLAAPNDETRVAGWIRRFLTEPGTR encoded by the coding sequence ATGCATGTCGGCATCCTCGTTACCGGCGATCCGCCGCCCGCGCTCGCGGAGCGCTTCGGCCGCTACGACGCGATGATCGCCGCGCTGCTCGGTGCCGGGTTCACGACGACCGCCTATCGCGTTGCGGAAGGCGACTGGCCGGCCGCGCCCGATGCGCATCCGGCTTATGTCATCACCGGATCGTCCGCCGGCGTGTACGACGATCTGCCGTGGATCGCGCCGCTGAAGCAGTTCCTGCGCGATGCGCGCGGGGTCGCGAAGCTGGTCGGCATCTGTTTCGGCCATCAGATCATGGCCGAGGCGTTCGGCGGCCGGGTCGAGAAATCGGACAAGGGCTGGGGCGTCGGCCTTCACCGCTACGACATGCTGGCCGAGCGGCCGTGGATGGACGGCACAGCGCCGATCGCCATAGCGGTGTCGCATCAGGACCAAGTCGTCGCGCCGCCGCCCGATGCCGAGGTGCTCGCGTCGTGCGAATTCACGCCTTACGCAATGCTCGGCTGGGGCGACGAGGCGCTGTCGATGCAATGCCACCCCGAGTTCGCGCCGGGGTTTGCCGCCGCGCTCTACGACAGCCGGCGCGAGCGCATTCCCGATGCCGACGGCGCGATCGCCAGCCTTGCCGCGCCTAACGACGAGACGCGCGTCGCGGGCTGGATCCGCCGCTTCCTAACGGAGCCGGGCACCCGATAA
- the serS gene encoding serine--tRNA ligase: protein MLSLPFIRDNRAVVEKAIADKNVSLDLDALLALDGEVRGLKTEIDELRRQRNAISDSFKTADPAERPALGAKAKEMGAKTSEIEAVLADKQAALDALMLRLPGIPWEGAPVGPDESANTIVRQEGAIPSFDFEPRDHVALLEMNDWADLSRIVNVAGSRMYALKGRLAMLEQALMFWAQQQLAAEGFTTMTVPALARPQAFVATGHFPGHEEEAYAVPADDLYLAGTGEIALTSLHSGEILESDKLPILYAGYSPCFRREAGSAGRDVRGLLRVHQFYKLEQYVICEDDDAVSAEWHARLLANAEMLLKALEIPYQVIEASTGDMGLGKFRMNDIESWVPSLGKYRETHSCSTLHDWQARRANLRWRDGDRKVRFVHTLNNTALASPRILVPLLENHQQADGRVKLPKALQGLMGGEFL, encoded by the coding sequence GTGCTCAGCCTGCCGTTCATCCGCGACAACCGCGCCGTCGTCGAGAAGGCGATCGCCGACAAGAATGTCTCGCTGGACCTCGACGCCTTGCTAGCGCTCGATGGCGAAGTGCGCGGCCTCAAGACCGAGATCGACGAGCTCCGCCGTCAGCGCAATGCGATCAGCGACAGCTTCAAGACCGCCGACCCCGCCGAGCGCCCCGCGCTGGGCGCGAAGGCCAAGGAAATGGGCGCGAAGACCTCGGAGATCGAGGCGGTGCTCGCCGACAAGCAGGCCGCGCTCGATGCGCTGATGCTGCGCCTGCCCGGCATTCCGTGGGAGGGTGCGCCGGTCGGCCCGGACGAAAGCGCCAACACGATCGTCCGCCAGGAAGGCGCGATCCCGTCGTTCGATTTCGAGCCGCGCGATCATGTCGCCTTGCTCGAAATGAACGACTGGGCGGACCTGTCGCGCATCGTCAACGTCGCCGGCAGCCGCATGTATGCCCTCAAGGGCCGGCTCGCGATGCTCGAGCAGGCGCTGATGTTCTGGGCGCAGCAGCAGCTCGCCGCGGAAGGTTTCACGACGATGACGGTGCCGGCGCTAGCCCGCCCGCAAGCCTTCGTCGCGACCGGCCATTTCCCCGGCCATGAGGAAGAGGCCTATGCCGTCCCCGCCGACGATCTCTACCTCGCCGGCACCGGCGAGATCGCGCTGACCAGCCTCCATTCGGGCGAGATTCTCGAATCCGACAAGCTGCCAATCCTCTACGCCGGCTATTCCCCCTGCTTCCGCCGCGAGGCGGGCAGTGCCGGGCGCGACGTGCGCGGGCTTCTCCGCGTCCACCAATTCTACAAGCTCGAACAATATGTGATCTGCGAAGACGACGATGCCGTCTCCGCCGAATGGCACGCCAGGCTGCTCGCCAATGCCGAGATGCTGCTGAAGGCGCTCGAAATCCCCTATCAGGTGATCGAAGCCTCGACCGGCGACATGGGCCTCGGCAAGTTCCGCATGAACGACATCGAGAGCTGGGTGCCGAGCCTTGGCAAATATCGCGAGACGCATAGCTGCTCGACGCTGCACGACTGGCAGGCGCGCCGCGCCAACCTCCGCTGGCGCGACGGCGACCGCAAGGTCCGCTTCGTCCACACCCTCAACAACACCGCTCTGGCGAGCCCCCGCATCCTGGTGCCGCTGCTCGAAAACCATCAGCAGGCGGACGGCCGGGTGAAACTGCCCAAGGCCCTGCAAGGCCTGATGGGCGGCGAGTTTCTGTAA
- a CDS encoding alpha/beta fold hydrolase, producing MATLPLDPDHRAPPLRLLLREGLAIAARLWRAVGPLGERGPTDGPRLMVLPGFLANDHTTLGLQRALAGAGYRVTGWGLGMNRGATADMLDRIVARLEAFGGGAPVVLVGWSLGGVFAREVAKLRPDLVAKVVTMGSPFSGDPRANNAWRIYERVAGHPVDHPPLAVTLGDKPPVPTLALWSRMDGVVAPACARGTAEESDRQVELSCSHMGFGVSARAYPAIVAALRSF from the coding sequence ATGGCAACCCTGCCCCTCGATCCCGATCATCGCGCGCCGCCGCTGCGGCTGTTGCTGCGCGAAGGGCTTGCGATCGCCGCGCGGCTGTGGCGCGCGGTGGGGCCGCTGGGCGAACGCGGGCCGACCGACGGTCCACGGCTGATGGTGCTCCCAGGCTTCCTCGCCAACGATCACACCACGCTCGGCCTGCAACGCGCGCTGGCAGGCGCGGGCTATCGCGTCACCGGCTGGGGCCTCGGCATGAACCGCGGCGCGACCGCCGACATGCTCGATCGGATTGTCGCGCGGCTCGAGGCCTTCGGCGGCGGCGCTCCCGTCGTCCTCGTCGGCTGGAGCCTCGGCGGCGTCTTCGCGCGCGAAGTGGCGAAGCTCCGCCCCGATCTCGTCGCCAAGGTCGTCACGATGGGATCGCCCTTCTCCGGCGATCCACGCGCCAACAACGCCTGGCGGATCTACGAGCGCGTCGCCGGCCATCCGGTCGATCACCCGCCACTGGCCGTCACGCTCGGCGACAAGCCGCCCGTGCCGACGCTCGCGCTCTGGTCGCGGATGGATGGCGTGGTCGCGCCCGCCTGCGCGCGCGGCACTGCCGAGGAAAGCGATCGCCAGGTTGAGCTCTCGTGCAGCCACATGGGCTTCGGCGTCAGCGCCCGCGCCTATCCGGCGATCGTCGCCGCGCTGCGCAGCTTCTAG
- a CDS encoding acyl-CoA thioesterase, with protein MTPFELSITAQPGDIDELGHVNNAAWVRWIQDVATAHWYAIAPAEYADAHVWVVTRHEIDYLRAALPGETVTGRTWVADPPKGARFDRLMEFTGADGKVKVRARTTWAILDKTTGRPLRVPPEVAAAFLA; from the coding sequence TTGACCCCCTTCGAGCTTTCCATCACGGCGCAGCCGGGCGACATCGACGAGCTGGGGCATGTCAACAATGCCGCGTGGGTGCGGTGGATCCAGGATGTGGCGACGGCGCATTGGTATGCGATCGCGCCGGCGGAATATGCCGATGCCCATGTCTGGGTCGTGACGCGGCACGAGATCGATTATCTGCGCGCCGCGCTGCCCGGCGAGACGGTGACGGGGCGGACGTGGGTGGCGGACCCGCCGAAGGGCGCGCGGTTCGACCGGCTGATGGAATTCACCGGCGCCGACGGCAAGGTGAAGGTCCGTGCGCGGACGACTTGGGCGATCCTCGACAAGACGACCGGCCGGCCGCTGCGCGTGCCGCCCGAAGTCGCAGCCGCCTTCCTCGCCTAG
- a CDS encoding endonuclease domain-containing protein, which yields MLSTTKPAVANARKLRRKMTLPEVLLWQRLRLRPGGWKFRRQHPCGRFVLDFYCDAARLAIEVDGMAHDGVTARERDAARDVWLAEQGIATVRVTAAEVLADADAVTVEIVARCGGRSTPPPRCARSPSPSGRIS from the coding sequence ATGCTGAGCACGACGAAGCCTGCCGTCGCCAACGCCCGCAAGCTGCGGCGCAAGATGACCTTGCCCGAGGTGCTGCTCTGGCAGCGATTGCGGCTGCGGCCCGGCGGATGGAAGTTCCGGCGCCAGCATCCTTGTGGCCGCTTCGTACTGGACTTCTATTGTGATGCGGCGCGGCTGGCGATCGAGGTGGATGGGATGGCACATGACGGCGTGACGGCTCGGGAGCGGGACGCGGCACGGGACGTTTGGCTTGCGGAACAGGGCATCGCGACGGTTCGCGTGACCGCCGCTGAGGTGCTGGCGGATGCCGACGCGGTCACGGTGGAGATCGTGGCGCGTTGCGGCGGCCGCTCTACCCCTCCACCGCGCTGCGCGCGGTCCCCCTCCCCTTCAGGGAGGATTTCTTGA
- a CDS encoding S9 family peptidase has protein sequence MIKPPVAARRPHSYERHGVTIDDPYHWLRDPGYPKVEDEEVLAYLREENAYFDAVMAPHAALVETLFEEMKGRIKEDDSSVPVRDGEYFYWWAFDAGAQYRKWYRRPVAGGADQLIFDEPAEAAAADYFRLGALEVSPDGRLAATMIDDDGSERFKLRIRDLASGEDIETVTEVGIGAPVWAGDSAAIVFTEVNEQWRSYRARLHRIGDAPGAATTLYEESEDKGFSVGVSRSHDRSLIFIGTGDNASTELRFVPADDPAAPPVLVRRRAADVTYSADAAHGKLWIVANDDHINFRLAEAEVADPGAWRTVIAGSDDVYIRGVSAFRDHLVIQERLHGLDQIRLRGYDGGDRRVTFPEASYTAFLGSNPEFAPAAYRIGYSSMVTPLTVYDYHPADDRLEVLKVQEVPSGYDPDGYATERLMLPTRDGKQVPVSIVYPKGFARDGTGKLYLYAYGAYGYAIPPSFSTARLSLLDRGYACAIAHIRGGDDLGYGWFLEGKAEKRTNTFRDFVDAANGLVAAGYAAPGRIAIQGGSAGGKLMGVVSNSDPHLWGAVVADVPFVDVLATMLDDTLPLTPGEWPEWGNPILDKAAFDLIRSYSPYDNVKAQDYPPMLITGGLNDPRVTYWEPAKWAAKLRAAKTDDNLLLLKINMGAGHGGKSGRWESLREVAEAYAFILTQIG, from the coding sequence ATGATCAAGCCGCCCGTCGCCGCCCGTCGCCCGCATAGCTACGAACGCCACGGCGTCACCATCGACGATCCGTATCACTGGCTGCGCGATCCGGGCTATCCGAAGGTCGAGGACGAGGAAGTCCTCGCCTATCTCCGCGAGGAGAATGCCTATTTCGATGCGGTGATGGCGCCGCATGCCGCGCTCGTCGAAACGCTGTTCGAGGAGATGAAGGGGCGGATCAAGGAGGATGATTCCTCCGTCCCCGTCCGTGACGGCGAATATTTCTACTGGTGGGCGTTCGATGCCGGCGCGCAATATCGCAAATGGTATCGCCGGCCGGTGGCGGGCGGCGCCGATCAACTGATCTTCGACGAGCCGGCCGAAGCGGCGGCGGCGGACTATTTCCGCCTCGGCGCGCTGGAGGTGAGCCCCGACGGACGGCTCGCCGCAACGATGATCGACGACGACGGATCGGAGCGGTTCAAGCTCCGCATCCGCGATCTCGCGTCGGGCGAGGATATCGAGACGGTCACCGAAGTCGGCATCGGCGCGCCGGTGTGGGCGGGCGACTCCGCTGCGATAGTCTTCACCGAGGTGAACGAGCAGTGGCGCAGCTACCGCGCGCGGCTGCACCGCATCGGCGATGCGCCCGGTGCCGCGACGACGCTATACGAAGAGAGTGAGGACAAGGGCTTTTCGGTCGGCGTATCGCGCAGCCACGACCGCAGCCTCATCTTCATCGGCACCGGCGACAATGCCTCGACCGAACTGCGTTTCGTGCCGGCCGACGATCCCGCCGCGCCGCCGGTGCTCGTCCGCCGCCGCGCCGCCGACGTCACCTATTCGGCCGATGCCGCGCACGGGAAGCTGTGGATCGTCGCCAATGACGATCACATCAACTTCCGCCTCGCCGAAGCCGAGGTTGCCGATCCCGGCGCATGGCGGACGGTGATCGCGGGATCGGACGACGTCTATATCCGCGGCGTTTCGGCCTTCCGCGACCATCTGGTGATCCAGGAGCGGCTGCACGGCCTCGATCAGATCCGGCTGCGCGGATATGACGGCGGCGATCGGCGCGTGACCTTTCCGGAAGCGAGCTACACCGCCTTCCTCGGCAGCAACCCGGAGTTCGCGCCCGCCGCCTATCGCATCGGCTATTCGTCGATGGTGACGCCGCTGACCGTCTACGATTACCACCCGGCGGACGACCGGCTGGAGGTGCTCAAGGTCCAGGAGGTGCCGTCGGGCTACGATCCCGACGGCTATGCGACCGAGCGGCTGATGCTGCCGACCCGCGACGGCAAGCAGGTGCCGGTCTCGATCGTCTATCCGAAGGGCTTCGCGCGTGACGGGACGGGCAAGCTCTACCTCTACGCCTATGGCGCCTACGGCTATGCCATCCCGCCGAGCTTCTCGACGGCGCGGCTCAGCCTGCTCGATCGCGGCTATGCCTGCGCCATCGCGCACATCCGCGGCGGCGACGATCTCGGCTACGGCTGGTTCCTCGAAGGCAAGGCCGAGAAGCGCACCAACACGTTCCGTGATTTCGTCGATGCGGCGAACGGGCTGGTGGCCGCGGGCTATGCCGCGCCGGGCCGCATCGCGATCCAGGGCGGCAGCGCGGGCGGCAAGCTGATGGGCGTCGTTTCCAATTCCGATCCGCACCTCTGGGGCGCAGTGGTCGCCGACGTGCCCTTCGTCGACGTGCTCGCGACGATGCTCGACGACACGCTGCCGCTGACGCCGGGCGAATGGCCCGAATGGGGCAACCCGATCCTCGACAAGGCGGCGTTCGATCTCATCCGGTCATACAGCCCGTACGACAATGTGAAGGCGCAGGATTATCCACCGATGCTGATCACCGGCGGCCTCAACGATCCGCGCGTCACTTATTGGGAGCCGGCGAAGTGGGCGGCGAAGCTCCGCGCCGCCAAGACCGACGACAATCTGCTGCTCCTCAAGATCAACATGGGCGCCGGCCACGGCGGCAAGTCGGGCCGCTGGGAGAGCCTGCGCGAAGTCGCCGAAGCCTATGCTTTCATCCTGACGCAGATCGGATAA
- a CDS encoding NAD(P)-dependent alcohol dehydrogenase, with protein MQTQAYGTEAADRPLEPMTIERREPGPRDVAIDIAFCGVCHSDLHTARNEWGGTVYPCVPGHEIVGRVTAVGGEVDGFKVGDAVGVGCMVDSCRTCPSCQDGEEQYCTGSGFVGTYGGTDPVLGGPTHGGYTRHIVVDQDFVLRIGHDEKDLAAVAPLLCAGITTYSPLAHWKVGPGQKVGVVGLGGLGHMGVKIAAAMGADVTVFSTSPDKRDDALKLGAKDVIVSRDKDQMRAAAGTFDFILNTVAAPHDLDPFVAALKRDGTMVLVGVPAEPHPSPAVFNLVMKRRSIAGSLIGGIRETQEMLDFCHKHGITSDIEMIDMDEINHAYERMLKSDVKYRFVIDMNSLKVA; from the coding sequence ATGCAGACGCAAGCTTATGGCACCGAGGCTGCCGACCGCCCGCTGGAGCCGATGACCATCGAGCGCCGCGAGCCCGGCCCGCGCGATGTCGCGATCGACATCGCCTTCTGCGGCGTCTGCCACTCCGATCTCCACACCGCGCGCAATGAATGGGGCGGCACGGTCTATCCGTGCGTGCCGGGGCACGAGATCGTCGGTCGCGTCACCGCCGTCGGCGGCGAGGTGGACGGCTTCAAGGTCGGTGATGCGGTCGGCGTCGGCTGCATGGTCGATAGCTGCCGCACCTGCCCGTCGTGCCAGGACGGCGAGGAGCAATATTGCACCGGCAGCGGCTTCGTCGGCACCTATGGCGGCACCGATCCGGTGCTCGGCGGGCCGACGCACGGCGGCTACACCCGGCACATCGTCGTCGATCAGGATTTCGTGCTGCGCATCGGCCATGACGAAAAGGATCTGGCCGCGGTTGCTCCGCTGCTCTGCGCAGGCATCACCACCTATTCACCGCTCGCCCACTGGAAGGTCGGGCCGGGGCAGAAGGTGGGCGTCGTCGGGCTGGGCGGGCTCGGCCATATGGGCGTCAAGATCGCCGCGGCGATGGGCGCGGACGTCACCGTCTTCTCCACCTCGCCCGACAAGCGCGACGATGCGCTGAAGCTCGGCGCGAAGGACGTGATCGTCTCCCGCGACAAGGACCAGATGCGGGCGGCCGCGGGGACGTTCGACTTCATCCTCAATACCGTGGCCGCGCCGCACGATCTCGATCCCTTCGTCGCCGCGCTGAAGCGCGACGGCACGATGGTGCTGGTCGGCGTTCCGGCCGAGCCGCACCCGTCGCCTGCGGTGTTCAATCTGGTGATGAAGCGCCGCTCGATCGCCGGCTCGCTGATCGGCGGCATCCGCGAGACGCAGGAGATGCTCGATTTCTGCCACAAGCACGGCATCACCTCGGACATCGAGATGATCGACATGGACGAGATCAACCACGCCTATGAGCGGATGCTGAAGAGCGACGTCAAATATCGCTTCGTCATCGATATGAACTCGCTGAAGGTCGCATGA
- a CDS encoding S66 peptidase family protein, whose translation MLNRRTALAGLGATAAALALPISVAAARRGTVKPPRLRPGDTVGLVEPAGFTDDAFDLATVMETVRAMGLVPKPAPHLAQRYGYLAGEDKARAADLNAMYRDKDVRAVFAVRGGWGCARILPHLDFAAIRANPKLLIGFSDITALHLAFAARAGFTTIHGPNAASSWGKLSWDSFRALTFDGATPVYANPEASEDRLVQRQWRTRAIRPGKARGRLLGGNLTVLAALVGTPYLPDFSGAILFLEDVDEAPYRIDRMLTQLALAGILGRVAGLVFGQCTDCRASGASYGGFTVNEVLQQHLAPLGVPVFQGALFGHVANQFSLPVGCEAEIDADAGTIRILEPAVV comes from the coding sequence ATGCTCAACAGACGCACTGCGCTTGCCGGCCTCGGCGCCACCGCCGCAGCCCTCGCGCTTCCGATTTCGGTCGCTGCCGCGCGACGCGGCACGGTGAAGCCGCCGCGTCTCCGGCCGGGCGACACCGTCGGGCTGGTCGAGCCTGCGGGCTTCACCGACGATGCCTTCGATCTTGCCACGGTGATGGAGACGGTGCGCGCGATGGGGCTGGTGCCCAAGCCCGCGCCGCATCTCGCGCAGCGCTACGGTTATCTCGCGGGGGAGGACAAGGCGCGCGCCGCCGATCTCAACGCCATGTATCGCGACAAAGACGTTCGCGCCGTCTTCGCGGTGCGCGGCGGTTGGGGCTGCGCGCGCATCCTGCCGCACCTCGATTTCGCCGCGATCCGTGCCAACCCGAAGCTGCTGATCGGGTTCAGCGATATCACCGCGCTGCACCTGGCCTTTGCCGCACGCGCCGGCTTCACTACCATCCACGGGCCGAACGCGGCGAGTTCGTGGGGCAAGCTCTCGTGGGACAGCTTCCGCGCACTCACCTTCGACGGCGCGACGCCGGTCTACGCAAACCCGGAGGCGAGCGAGGACCGGCTGGTGCAGCGCCAGTGGCGGACGCGCGCCATCCGGCCCGGCAAGGCGCGCGGGCGGCTGCTCGGCGGCAATCTCACCGTCCTCGCCGCGCTGGTCGGCACACCCTATCTGCCTGACTTTTCCGGCGCGATCCTGTTTCTGGAGGATGTCGACGAGGCGCCGTACCGGATCGACCGGATGCTGACCCAGCTTGCCCTCGCCGGCATCCTCGGGCGTGTTGCGGGCTTGGTTTTCGGCCAATGCACCGATTGCCGCGCATCGGGCGCATCCTATGGGGGGTTCACCGTGAACGAAGTGCTGCAGCAGCATCTGGCGCCGCTCGGCGTGCCGGTGTTCCAAGGCGCGCTGTTCGGCCATGTCGCCAACCAGTTCAGCCTCCCCGTCGGCTGCGAGGCCGAGATCGACGCCGATGCCGGCACGATCCGCATCCTCGAGCCCGCTGTCGTATAA
- a CDS encoding aminopeptidase P family protein, whose product MSSHADRLAALRAQLQSDRLDGFVVPLTDEHMSEYVGSYAQRLAWLTGFEGSAGTAVVLPEEAAIFTDGRYTVQVRAQVDGDHWSYQSIPDTSVAEWLQANAADGARIGYDPWLHTADWVKRAKKALAEKGAELIAVTRNPIDAVWADRPQPSTARLSVQGDAHAGRSSAAKRQEMADWLKEKKADAAVLSALESIAWTFNVRGTDVSHTPVALAFALVSDDGTADLFVASEKLGDDVRQHLGNGVRVHERADFEPFLKTLRGKSVVVDPQLAVAAIFETLEGAGAKVIAARDPSVLPRAIKNETEIAGHVAAQVRDGAAIVRFLRWLSIEAPKGGVTELSAAAKLQDFRAATGLLADLSFDTISGAGPNAALPHYRVSEESNRPLEMDSIYLVDSGGQYRDGTTDITRTVIVGTPTAEMKDRFTRVLKGNIAIDTALFPAGTRGVQLDTLARQFLWAAGVDYAHGTGHGVGAYLSVHEGPQRISPAGSSQAGGDEPLKPGMILSNEPGYYKTGDYGIRIENLILVVPREIAGAEKEMLGFETLTFAPIDRRLIDTDLLTGAERRWLNDYHARVVAVIGPELEGEDRAWLEAECAPL is encoded by the coding sequence ATGTCCTCCCACGCCGACCGCCTCGCCGCTCTCCGCGCGCAACTTCAGTCCGACCGGCTCGACGGCTTCGTCGTGCCGCTGACCGACGAGCATATGAGCGAATATGTCGGCAGCTACGCGCAGCGCCTCGCCTGGCTGACCGGGTTCGAAGGCTCGGCCGGGACCGCGGTGGTGCTTCCCGAGGAAGCCGCGATCTTCACCGACGGCCGCTACACCGTGCAGGTCCGCGCGCAAGTGGATGGCGATCACTGGTCCTATCAGTCGATCCCCGACACCAGCGTCGCCGAATGGCTCCAGGCCAATGCCGCGGACGGCGCGCGCATCGGTTATGACCCCTGGCTGCACACCGCCGATTGGGTGAAGCGCGCGAAGAAGGCGCTTGCCGAGAAAGGCGCCGAGCTGATCGCGGTGACGCGCAACCCGATCGATGCGGTCTGGGCGGACCGGCCGCAGCCTTCGACGGCCCGGCTCTCGGTGCAAGGCGATGCGCATGCCGGCCGCTCGTCCGCCGCCAAGCGGCAGGAGATGGCGGACTGGCTCAAGGAAAAGAAAGCCGACGCCGCGGTGCTCTCCGCGCTGGAATCGATCGCCTGGACGTTCAACGTGCGCGGCACCGACGTCAGCCACACGCCGGTGGCACTCGCCTTCGCGCTGGTCAGCGACGACGGTACGGCGGACCTCTTCGTCGCTTCGGAAAAGCTCGGCGACGATGTCCGTCAGCATCTCGGCAACGGCGTCCGCGTGCACGAACGCGCCGATTTCGAACCGTTCCTGAAAACGCTCAGGGGCAAGTCGGTCGTCGTCGATCCGCAGCTTGCCGTCGCGGCGATCTTCGAGACGCTGGAAGGCGCCGGCGCAAAGGTGATCGCGGCGCGCGACCCGTCCGTCCTCCCCCGTGCGATCAAGAACGAGACCGAGATCGCCGGCCACGTGGCGGCGCAGGTGCGCGACGGCGCGGCGATCGTCCGCTTCCTGCGCTGGCTTTCGATCGAGGCGCCCAAGGGCGGGGTGACCGAGCTTTCGGCAGCAGCCAAGCTCCAGGACTTCCGCGCCGCGACCGGCCTGCTCGCCGATCTCTCGTTCGACACCATATCGGGCGCCGGGCCCAATGCCGCGCTGCCGCATTATCGCGTAAGCGAGGAGAGCAACCGTCCGCTCGAGATGGATTCGATCTACCTCGTCGATTCGGGCGGCCAGTATCGCGACGGCACCACCGACATCACCCGCACGGTCATCGTAGGCACGCCGACCGCGGAGATGAAGGACCGCTTCACCCGCGTGCTCAAGGGCAATATCGCGATCGACACCGCGCTCTTCCCCGCCGGCACGCGCGGCGTGCAGCTCGATACGCTCGCCCGCCAGTTCCTGTGGGCCGCAGGGGTCGATTATGCGCATGGCACCGGCCATGGCGTCGGCGCCTATCTGTCGGTGCACGAGGGGCCGCAGCGCATCTCGCCCGCCGGATCGAGCCAGGCGGGCGGCGACGAGCCGTTGAAGCCCGGCATGATCCTTTCCAACGAGCCCGGCTATTACAAGACGGGTGACTACGGCATCCGGATCGAGAATCTGATCCTGGTCGTGCCGCGCGAGATCGCGGGGGCGGAGAAAGAGATGCTGGGCTTCGAGACGCTGACCTTCGCGCCGATCGACCGGCGGCTGATCGATACGGATCTGCTCACCGGTGCCGAGCGACGCTGGCTTAACGACTATCACGCCAGGGTGGTCGCGGTGATCGGGCCGGAGCTGGAGGGGGAGGACCGCGCCTGGCTCGAGGCGGAGTGCGCGCCACTGTGA